The genomic interval AAGTTTTTTTTCCTTAGTGTTGTGAAGTGCGGTTGCATTGTGTTCAATTTCAACCGATGGGATATGATGTGTCGGAGGGTGGTGACAACTATGAGTTCTTCCGTTTTGCAGATGTAGTGTAACTTGATTCCATTTTGCTGTACAAAAGGACTTACTAATATTATTTAGCTTCTCTCTGGTTGAAAGATAAAGGTCATTTTTTTCATCACTCATTCTAAGAGTATATACCAAACTGGAGAAAAGGGAAGTGCGCTGACTTTAAAATAGGTCAGCACATTCTAGTAATTATTTTAGAACTGTTACCCAGTTAAATTTATCTTCGATTGTTCTCTCTTGAATTCCAAGTAAGGTCTCCCTCAACCTCTTAGAAATTGGCCCGTACTCATCCTTGATCTGGTAGGCTTGACCACTAACTTCATGAAGAGAAGAGATTGGTTGAAGAATTGCAGCTGTTCCACAAGCAAATGCTTCACTACATTCTCCCTTTTTAATGGCCTCAATAAGTGTCGCTATACTAAGGGTTTCCTCTACAACAGTAATCCCCATATCTTTTGCAAGTGTGATTAGGGATTTTCTTGTAATCCCATCAAGAATTGTATCTGTAATCTTTGGAGTGTGTAGCTCTCCGTTAATGACTGCAAAGAAGTTCATACCACTCATTTCTTCTACACTATCTTTGTCTGTCGCTGACAACCAAAGGGTCTGATCAAAGCCAAGCTCTTTAACTTTTTTAGCCGATAATAAACTACCTGCGTAATTCCCACCTGTTTTCGCCGCTCCCATTCCTCCTGGGCAAGCACGAATCATTTCTCTCTCAATAAGAACCTTGAGGCTTCCGCCCTGAAAGTAGCTTCCAACAGGAGAGGCGATAACCATAAAAAGGAACTCTTCAGCAGGTTTTATCCCTAGATTACATTCTGTCGCGAACATAAAGGGACGAATATATAGTGACTCACCTGATCTTTTTGGAACAAAGTTCTTTCCAAGTCTTGTAACTTCATGAACAGCGTTGATAAAAATTTCTTTTGGCACTCCTGGCATTGCCATTCTAGCGGCTGAGCGGTTGAAGCGATCCATGTTATCAACTTCTCTAAAGAAATTTGGACCATTTCCTGAAAAGTTATACGCCTTCATACCTTCAAATATTTCTTGTCCGTAGTGTAGGACTTTACATGTTGGATCTAGTTCTAATTTTTTATATGGAGTAATTTCTAGCTCGCCCCATTTTCCGTCTTTATATTCACAACTGGCCATAACCGGCAGTAGCACTTTTCCAAATCCTACGTTATCTGGCATTGTAAATTTTGAGATTGCTTCAATTGCCTCTTGATAAATTTTCACAATAAATCCTTTTCTAATTTTTTGTAGTCTACCTAAATGAACAGGGTCTTTTAAGTCGCACTGCTATATATACATTTTGCTTTGACGAAATGTTTACTATCCTCTAATATACTAAAATCATAACGCGATCGTAGCTCAGTGGGAGAGCACTACGTTGACATCGTAGGGGTCACAAGTTCAATCCTTGTCGGTCGCACCATCTTTTATATTCGTTATTAACTATTAAATTAAACTGTTTTACTCCACTTTATAATTCGTGAACAAAAATTGTTTTTCACCCAATTTGTGATTATGATAGATCTACATTTTATAGTGAGAGATTATGAACAATTTTATCGATGGAAATTCTCCTGTAGAGGGTGAGAATAAAATAATATTTTTATCAGGCCTATTTTCAATAGTCATAAGTGTCATCGTGATGATCGGATGGCACTTTAAGATTAATGTTCTTATTCAGTTAAACCCAGATTTTGTTCCCATGCAATTTAATACGGCACTAGGTTTTTTTATGTCTGGGCTTGGATTCGCAACATACGTTTTTGATCTAAAGAAAATGAGAAGAATTTTGGCTATTCTTCTCTTTGTATTAAGCTCCGTTACGCTTTTACAATATATTGTGAATATGAGCTTTGGTATTGATCAACTATTTATGAATCATTACCTTACAACTTTAACCTCACATCCCGGAAGAATGGCACCAAATACAGCCCTTTGTTTTATGGGGATCTCGCTTCTACTCTTGTCTGGATCCTTCTTACGTGGAGATAAACTTATTGTCGCCAGGTGGATATTCTCCCTGGTTGTATTAAGTTTATCAACTGTAGCTTTAGTTGGTTATGTAAGTGGAAATGAATATGCTTTTGGTTGGCAAAAGTACACGAGAATGGCTATTCATACATCTTTTACTTTTGCGGTCCTTTCTTTTTCTATGGTACTAAATCTTGTTTTTAGTAAGGAAACAACAAAACAAAAGTGGCTACCTTTAATTGTCTCTCTCTCTTGTGTGTTTTGCTTTACCTTGTTTGGTCAGGGTCTAAAAAAAACTGAAGCTAGGAAGTTTTTAAGAACTGTTGATAGTCATGCCGAACTGATGATTAGTAAAATAACTCTTGAGTTGGGGCAGGATATTTTTGCATTCAAGAGGCTTTCACAAAGAATTATTTATGATAGGCGATTAAATGAAAGCTTTTGGAGAAAGGATACAACTGAGTATATTAGCGACTTTGGATTTTATTCTGATTTTATTTTCTTCGATCCAAATGATAATATTGTGTGGCAGTATCGTGAAGTTCTTGGTGAAGTTCTCGATCGAGAAAATTTTCTCGAGAATTTAAAAATAGCTAAGAAAGACAGAAATGTTGTTATTTTTGAACCAGCTATTCAGACAGAAGAGAAATTCTTCTATTTCCTTTTTCCACTTTATAGTTCAGGAGTATATCGTGGTGCTTCTCTTGGTGTAGTAAGTACGGAGAGGTTATTTGCACGTATTGCAAATAGCCTAAATCGTAAGGATTTTACGTTTGAGGTTTTTAATAAAACAGGAGATTCAATCTATAAGAGCTCTCCACATCAATCAAAAATTAAAAGTGTAAAAGAGTTAAGTCTTTCACAGGTTAGAAAAGAAGTGATAGAGGTTGATATCTATCCAAGTAGCGACTACCTTAATATTATGGACAATAAAACACCTGAGATTATTATTGTCTCGGGTATCATACTTTCAATCTTTTTAGGTGTTCTGACATATCTTTTTCAAATGACTACTAAAAGTAGGTCTATTAGTTTATTGCGATTGAATGAGAATCTCATTTTCAACGAAATACTTAGTCTTTCTAATCGTAATGATATCGGACTACTCGAGAAACTACAATCCTGTTTAGCTTCTATTACAAAGGTCAGATGGCTAAAAGAGATTGATAAAGTTGGCATTTATTTGAAAGCAGATAGAGAGGTTGGTAACTTTGTTTTACGCAATTTGAATGAGTCAATTTTAAAAACTTCCTCGTTTCAAAGTTTTGAGATCGACCATGCGATCTTTTTTGAAGAAAACGAGAATGGTGCTTTTTCAAAGTACTATCTTCCAATTCGTTCTAAGACTTTATATCTTGGTACTTTGATATGTTACCTTGAGTCTGGCCACAGTGAAAATCAAAGTGAGTTTCGCTATTTAAATACATGTGCTGATATTATTGCGGCTTTAATCGCTGCTCATTTTCATGAAGAGGATTTGCAAATTGCAATTAATGAGTCAAAAAATGCTGAAAAAGCAAAAGCCGCATTTCTTGCAAATATGAGCCATGAAATTAGAACACCTCTTAATGGAATTATGGGGATGACATCACTTCTAAGAGAATCAATTACAGACACAGATGGATTAGAGAAGCTTGAAATTATTGAAAGCTCAAGTCGAACCTTGATGAGTATCATTAATGATATTTTGGATCTGTCTAAAATCGATGCCGGAAAATTGGATATAGAAAATATTAATTTCGATTTTCATAAGTTAATTAATGAGCAATCACAGCTTTATACATCAATTACTTCAAAGAAAGGTGTTTCAATTGAGCATAAGATTGCAGAATCAGTTCCAAGATGGATTATTTCAGATTCACTTCGTATCAGACAAATTGTAAATAATTTTATCAGTAATGCCGTGAAGTTTACTGAGCGTGGAAAGATTAGTTTAACTGTTGAGGAGTATCAAGGTCGTATAAAGATCTCCGTTAAAGATAGTGGAATTGGAATTTCAGAGTTAGATATAGAAAAACTGTTCAAAGATTTCTCACAGGTTGATACATCAACAACACGAAGATTTGGAGGAACTGGACTTGGGCTTTCAATATGTCGAAAGCTTGCGACCTTGATTGGTGGAGAAATCACTGTTGAGAGTATCGTTGGAGAGGGAAGTATCTTCTCATTAATTTTTCCTTACACAATGGGAGAAGAAGAGGTAACACTTCCGGTGATTGATACGAATTTAACAAGAATGGCCGATTTACTTCCTCTTAAAATACTTGTCGTAGATGACAATATTATTAATCAAAAAGTTGCTGGAGGAATGCTAAAGAAAATAGGGTATCAAACAGAGTTTGCACACCATGGGAAGGAAGCACTACTACTTTTAAATAAAGAAAAATTTGATGTGATTCTGATGGATTGTCATATGCCCGTAATGGATGGCTTCAAGGCAACAGAAGAAATAATCCGTTTATATGGAAAGGATAGACCTTATATTATTGCTCTCTCCGCTAGTTCAATGAAAGAAGATATTGATCATTGTATGGAAGTAGGGATGGATGATTTCTTATCTAAGCCATTACAAATTAAGCCTTTATATGATAGTCTCATGAAGTTAAAAACACTCTCTGAGAAAGGTGAATGAAGTGGCAGACTTTGATTACGATGGTGAAGAACTACATATTATTTATGGTGTTAAAAATGATCCATTGATCATGAAATTAATTGATATTTTAGAGGAAGCAGAAGTTAATTTTGAGTTTAAAGACTTTAGAGATCATCGTCCTACGCCTGAGCAATTAATGCAGTGGGCAGATTTTATGGAAGAGGAGTTCCCACTTAATTATAGAAGCACATTTGTAAAAAAAAATAAGAAAATCTTTGATAAACTCCCATCACCTAAACAATATCAGTGGATAATAGATAACTACCAGGCCATCGAAAGACCAATCATTCTTAATGAAGAGGGCGAGATCGTATGGGCCGGAGGAAGACCTGAGAGAATAGCGAAAGTTCTCTTTAATCTCGTTCAGGATTAATTACTAGACTAGTATTGGAAGCTTTTGTAGTATTTGCAAATGACAACAATCTCTAGGCTTAATCAGAAGCTAACATCTCTTTTAATTAGACAATTTTTTGAATTTTGGCCCTATTATTTAGGTGCCTTTATATGCCTTTTCCTAACTCATTATATTCAGAGTGAGCTGCCATTTTTAGCCAAGCAGTTAGCTGATTTTATATCAGTTGGAAAAGACTTTTCTGTCGGACAATTATTCCTTTTGGCCATCGGTATTATTATTTTTAGGACTTCATCAAGACTTCTGTTTTTTTATCCGGCTCGAGTGCAACAAAAGCAATTAAGACTTGAACTCGTTGAAGCCTTAGAGAGTGCTTCACCATATCGTTATAAGCATCACTCTAAAGGACAAATCTTTCAAGTAATTGGAAGTGACCTTGAAGAGGTTAGAGCTCTAGTTGGTTTTGCTTTATTACAGATTTCTAATATCGTTATCGCTCTTTCTGTTCTTATTCCTAAACTTGCGAGTTTTGATAAGACAATCTTTATTGCATTAACACCTGTGCTCATCTCTTTCATTCTTTTTTCTTTTATTGTTGCGAGTAATAGAAAGTTTTATCGTCAGACTCAAGATCTTCAAGGTGAAGTTCAAAATTTTATCATTGAGAGTTATCTTGGAAAAAAGACGATAAAAAATTTTCACGCAGAAAAATCTTTTATTGATCTTTTTAAAAAGAACTCAATGGATGAATTGATAAACTTCTATAAAGCTGGAAAAAGGGTAGCGGTTAGTATTCCACTCGTTCCTACTGGTGTAGGGCTTTCGCTTATATGGGGAGCCTATATCATCTTTCAAAAGGATCTTGGAGCAACTTCTCTAATTCTTTTCTCTGGTTTCGTTTTCTTATTTCTTGAACCTATGATGTTCTTGTCTTGGATTGGTGTTGTTTTTACGCGATCTAGTGGTGCATGGGCTAG from Bacteriovorax sp. Seq25_V carries:
- a CDS encoding branched-chain amino acid aminotransferase → MKIYQEAIEAISKFTMPDNVGFGKVLLPVMASCEYKDGKWGELEITPYKKLELDPTCKVLHYGQEIFEGMKAYNFSGNGPNFFREVDNMDRFNRSAARMAMPGVPKEIFINAVHEVTRLGKNFVPKRSGESLYIRPFMFATECNLGIKPAEEFLFMVIASPVGSYFQGGSLKVLIEREMIRACPGGMGAAKTGGNYAGSLLSAKKVKELGFDQTLWLSATDKDSVEEMSGMNFFAVINGELHTPKITDTILDGITRKSLITLAKDMGITVVEETLSIATLIEAIKKGECSEAFACGTAAILQPISSLHEVSGQAYQIKDEYGPISKRLRETLLGIQERTIEDKFNWVTVLK
- a CDS encoding ATP-binding protein produces the protein MNNFIDGNSPVEGENKIIFLSGLFSIVISVIVMIGWHFKINVLIQLNPDFVPMQFNTALGFFMSGLGFATYVFDLKKMRRILAILLFVLSSVTLLQYIVNMSFGIDQLFMNHYLTTLTSHPGRMAPNTALCFMGISLLLLSGSFLRGDKLIVARWIFSLVVLSLSTVALVGYVSGNEYAFGWQKYTRMAIHTSFTFAVLSFSMVLNLVFSKETTKQKWLPLIVSLSCVFCFTLFGQGLKKTEARKFLRTVDSHAELMISKITLELGQDIFAFKRLSQRIIYDRRLNESFWRKDTTEYISDFGFYSDFIFFDPNDNIVWQYREVLGEVLDRENFLENLKIAKKDRNVVIFEPAIQTEEKFFYFLFPLYSSGVYRGASLGVVSTERLFARIANSLNRKDFTFEVFNKTGDSIYKSSPHQSKIKSVKELSLSQVRKEVIEVDIYPSSDYLNIMDNKTPEIIIVSGIILSIFLGVLTYLFQMTTKSRSISLLRLNENLIFNEILSLSNRNDIGLLEKLQSCLASITKVRWLKEIDKVGIYLKADREVGNFVLRNLNESILKTSSFQSFEIDHAIFFEENENGAFSKYYLPIRSKTLYLGTLICYLESGHSENQSEFRYLNTCADIIAALIAAHFHEEDLQIAINESKNAEKAKAAFLANMSHEIRTPLNGIMGMTSLLRESITDTDGLEKLEIIESSSRTLMSIINDILDLSKIDAGKLDIENINFDFHKLINEQSQLYTSITSKKGVSIEHKIAESVPRWIISDSLRIRQIVNNFISNAVKFTERGKISLTVEEYQGRIKISVKDSGIGISELDIEKLFKDFSQVDTSTTRRFGGTGLGLSICRKLATLIGGEITVESIVGEGSIFSLIFPYTMGEEEVTLPVIDTNLTRMADLLPLKILVVDDNIINQKVAGGMLKKIGYQTEFAHHGKEALLLLNKEKFDVILMDCHMPVMDGFKATEEIIRLYGKDRPYIIALSASSMKEDIDHCMEVGMDDFLSKPLQIKPLYDSLMKLKTLSEKGE
- a CDS encoding arsenate reductase family protein, which gives rise to MADFDYDGEELHIIYGVKNDPLIMKLIDILEEAEVNFEFKDFRDHRPTPEQLMQWADFMEEEFPLNYRSTFVKKNKKIFDKLPSPKQYQWIIDNYQAIERPIILNEEGEIVWAGGRPERIAKVLFNLVQD
- a CDS encoding ABC transporter ATP-binding protein, with protein sequence MTTISRLNQKLTSLLIRQFFEFWPYYLGAFICLFLTHYIQSELPFLAKQLADFISVGKDFSVGQLFLLAIGIIIFRTSSRLLFFYPARVQQKQLRLELVEALESASPYRYKHHSKGQIFQVIGSDLEEVRALVGFALLQISNIVIALSVLIPKLASFDKTIFIALTPVLISFILFSFIVASNRKFYRQTQDLQGEVQNFIIESYLGKKTIKNFHAEKSFIDLFKKNSMDELINFYKAGKRVAVSIPLVPTGVGLSLIWGAYIIFQKDLGATSLILFSGFVFLFLEPMMFLSWIGVVFTRSSGAWARVKELVNDLQSVSEMEKEILKDGALKIDGPYTEFKLPYWKQEVVLNTKNGCSTIIVGETGVGKTELLLKAAELLKGNGHLISYVAQDPYLYNGSIIENLELGNNFDEKKLDLAYELLSIFGLSFLASSRETLFSLVVGEDGKRLSGGQAKRVALVKSLLSESEYIIWDDPFSSVDVVLEKEIYDKLHELKLLEGKTLILTGHRYTTVAMCEHIILIEKESGVVETTNNKEIFKDSKIYAHFEKQLV